A window of the Lolium perenne isolate Kyuss_39 chromosome 7, Kyuss_2.0, whole genome shotgun sequence genome harbors these coding sequences:
- the LOC139833695 gene encoding uncharacterized protein yields MVRLLGAGPGFVWISDCFFQAVTERRTVLYNKVVTSYHKAKIERAGLARELEAVKAEAARIPQLESDLRVARAQCATSEEANRAAAAKLKVADGELKRLRLLEANHLKELAALKKEQEEKLEGLSKRLEEVERQRLSLQQEVTTKSNELSATAKRWLGELSALDRGLAAAFPEAQEEALAAVGRAREDRRQATGEQSSDCFTMDDYLASIAARVEPVTKLGWELRKAAEELVRLLWPTETLPEDLSNLIAWLDRAPDRFLDWKESATRAGADMALSFVLSWYNEVSLDQLEFRRADVEDKLPAENKTARLARACAIADFVDKSIFIADPNPPSGDEEEEAEDEEADDVP; encoded by the exons atggtccggctgcttggagccggtccgggtttcgtctggatatctgattgtttctttcaggcggttacggagcgacgcaccgtcttgtacaacaaggtggtgactagctaccacaaggccaagatcgagcgagccggcttggctcgcgagctggaggctgtcaagg ctgaggccgcccggatcccgcagcttgagtcggacctccgagttgcccgcgctcaatgcgccacaagtgaggaagcgaaccgggctgctgccgccaagctgaaggtggctgacggggagctgaaacggctgcgccttcttgaggctaaccatctcaaggaacttgccgccctcaagaaggaacaggaggaaaagctggagggtctgagcaagcggttggaggaggtggagcggcaacggctttcgctccagcaagaggtgaccaccaagtccaacgagctgtcggccaccgccaagcggtggttgggggaacttagcgcgctcgaccgcggcttggcgg cggccttccctgaggcgcaggaggaggcgttagcggctgttggcagggcgcgggaggatcgccggcaggccactggggagcagagctccgactgcttcaccatggacgactatctggcgtccatcgccgcccgcgtggagccggtcaccaagcttggctgggagctgcggaaggcggcggaggagctggtccgactgctgtggccgacggagacgctgccggaagatctctccaatctcatcgcttggctggacagggctcccgaccgcttcttggactggaaggagtcggccacgcgcgccggagccgatatggcgctatcttttgtgctctcctggtataacgaggttagcctcgaccagttggagttccggcgcgccgacgtggaggacaagctcccggcggagaacaagactgctcggcttgcccgcgcctgcgccattgccgacttcgtcgacaagtccatcttcatcgcggacccgaatccgccgtctggcgacgaggaggaggaggctgaggacgaggaggcggacgacGTGCCCTAG